One Peribacillus simplex NBRC 15720 = DSM 1321 genomic region harbors:
- a CDS encoding response regulator transcription factor: MKVLIADDEKDMLKILKAYFEREGFHVFLAEDGEEALTIFYSNKINLAILDWMMPKANGLQVCKEIKSNSDTKVLMLTAKSENEDELAALKIGADDYVRKPFHPGILLTRAKKLLRKEKIVQLKDIKIDLEAKKIYKKEKNLNATKTEFELLRCFLNHKGSILTRKKLLDIVWGFDYFGEERTVDTHIRRLRDKIGEGVIKTHRGLGYSLEEEDE, encoded by the coding sequence ATGAAAGTACTAATCGCAGATGATGAAAAAGATATGTTGAAAATTTTAAAGGCTTATTTTGAGAGAGAAGGATTTCATGTTTTTCTAGCTGAAGATGGAGAAGAGGCACTGACTATTTTTTATAGTAACAAAATCAATTTAGCTATATTGGATTGGATGATGCCTAAGGCAAATGGTTTGCAAGTTTGTAAAGAAATAAAAAGTAATAGTGACACAAAAGTATTAATGCTCACGGCGAAAAGTGAAAATGAAGATGAGTTAGCAGCGTTAAAGATTGGAGCAGATGATTACGTAAGGAAACCTTTCCATCCAGGAATTCTATTAACAAGAGCAAAGAAACTTCTTCGTAAAGAGAAGATCGTTCAATTAAAAGACATAAAAATTGACTTAGAAGCAAAAAAAATTTATAAAAAGGAAAAAAATTTGAATGCGACAAAAACGGAATTTGAACTTTTGAGATGCTTTCTAAATCATAAAGGGAGTATACTAACACGAAAAAAACTCCTTGATATCGTCTGGGGATTTGATTACTTTGGGGAAGAAAGAACGGTTGATACACATATAAGAAGGCTAAGAGACAAAATCGGAGAAGGCGTGATCAAAACTCATAGAGGGTTGGGATATAGTTTGGAGGAAGAAGATGAATAA
- a CDS encoding sensor histidine kinase, whose product MNKLGRKLSLSISLAVIVIFSITILLTQYFLPKYYLHKTKERLEQVSNEIKKMDKTTFIHSKETIENKYGITIVYEPINSNVDELNEVVFRQLYKKRITLNKFWITEETLQKLAEGKKVNKIYDQGKLKSSFFASFMQRDDMLVLVGNSIVHFSDTAKIVNEFNLYMLLFSIILIIALVWILSKKITTPLKELKDVSKDISELKFETVHIKTNDEIEELANSINLMSDKLNKAHQDLKRKNVNLKIVMSDLTHELKTPLSLIKAYCVGIKDGLDDGTYIDTIIKQTDNISKVIEDLLNFSKIERDEIEKTTFDLIDLFHSCLVKHKIEIETKEIDVRISNSHLHQLFVWADKEKIEIVFNNLISNAIKYTEDHKIEIEFEDLEQEIVFQIKNGTNVQQTEKIEKIWEPFYVLEASRNKKASGTGLGLAIVKSILIRHHFKHGASIFNNQIQFYICFQKNPFNH is encoded by the coding sequence ATGAATAAGCTTGGAAGAAAGCTATCCCTAAGCATCTCCTTAGCAGTAATCGTCATTTTTTCTATCACAATCTTGCTTACTCAATATTTTTTGCCTAAATATTACTTGCATAAAACAAAAGAGAGGTTAGAGCAAGTTTCTAATGAGATAAAAAAAATGGATAAGACTACATTTATTCATTCCAAAGAAACTATTGAAAATAAATATGGAATAACCATTGTTTACGAGCCTATTAATAGTAATGTAGATGAATTAAATGAAGTAGTATTTCGTCAACTATACAAAAAACGAATCACATTAAATAAATTTTGGATTACAGAAGAAACACTTCAAAAATTGGCAGAAGGAAAAAAAGTGAATAAAATATATGACCAGGGAAAGTTAAAATCAAGCTTTTTTGCCAGTTTTATGCAAAGAGACGATATGCTCGTGTTAGTCGGCAATTCCATTGTACATTTTAGTGATACGGCAAAAATCGTCAATGAATTTAATTTATATATGTTGCTATTTTCTATTATCCTCATCATTGCGTTAGTCTGGATATTGTCAAAAAAGATAACCACTCCGTTGAAAGAGTTAAAAGATGTTTCTAAAGATATTTCAGAATTAAAATTTGAAACTGTTCATATCAAAACAAATGATGAAATTGAGGAGCTTGCCAACAGCATTAATTTGATGAGTGATAAGCTTAATAAGGCTCATCAAGACTTAAAACGAAAAAATGTGAACTTAAAAATAGTTATGTCTGATCTTACGCATGAACTGAAAACACCGTTGTCTTTAATAAAAGCATATTGTGTAGGAATCAAAGATGGGCTAGACGACGGTACTTATATTGACACGATTATAAAACAAACAGATAATATTTCCAAAGTAATAGAGGATTTATTAAACTTTTCAAAAATTGAAAGAGATGAGATTGAAAAGACCACTTTTGATCTTATCGACTTATTTCATTCATGCCTTGTAAAACATAAAATTGAGATCGAAACAAAAGAAATAGATGTTAGAATTTCTAATTCTCATTTACATCAATTATTTGTGTGGGCGGATAAAGAGAAGATCGAGATAGTGTTTAACAATTTAATAAGTAATGCGATTAAATATACAGAAGATCATAAAATTGAAATTGAATTTGAGGATTTAGAACAAGAAATCGTATTTCAAATTAAGAACGGCACAAATGTACAACAAACAGAAAAGATTGAGAAAATTTGGGAGCCATTTTATGTATTAGAAGCATCTAGAAACAAAAAAGCCTCTGGCACAGGCTTAGGGCTTGCTATTGTTAAATCCATTCTTATTCGTCATCATTTTAAACATGGAGCCTCGATTTTCAATAATCAGATACAATTCTATATTTGTTTTCAAAAGAACCCTTTCAATCATTAG
- a CDS encoding aminoglycoside phosphotransferase family protein yields MEDAKKYSEITEKDFEWVGTLLDESKEALDNLSSSTFVMGDFKPGNFLIYLGDSGWEISGVFDFTNSYFADPISDLIKMITYYLDNNERKIAKHLVNVFVVN; encoded by the coding sequence TTGGAAGATGCAAAAAAATATTCAGAAATAACGGAAAAGGATTTTGAATGGGTAGGAACTTTATTGGACGAATCCAAAGAGGCACTTGATAATTTATCCTCTTCAACTTTTGTAATGGGTGATTTTAAGCCTGGGAACTTCTTGATATATTTAGGGGACAGTGGATGGGAAATAAGTGGTGTATTTGATTTTACGAATTCTTATTTTGCAGACCCTATTTCAGATCTAATAAAGATGATTACATATTATTTAGATAACAATGAACGTAAAATTGCAAAGCATTTAGTCAATGTGTTTGTCGTGAATTAG
- a CDS encoding undecaprenyldiphospho-muramoylpentapeptide beta-N-acetylglucosaminyltransferase: protein MKKSIVFTGGGSAGHVMVNLVLIPKFIQAGWDVHYIGSENGIEKQLMTSIPSVQYYSVSTGKLRRYFDWNNVKDPFKVIKGIFQSYRLFRKVKANVVFSAGGFVAVPVVLGGWLNKVPIVIREPDRTLGLANKLSLPFATKVCTTFPDTGQDLKTNKTIHIGGIIRDELKKGHYTGGQSYCGFTEEKPVLLVMGGSQGAQRINETVRSCLDKLLTDFQIVHICGKEKVDPSIQVRGYQQFEYINEELSDIMAMTDFVVSRAGSTAIFELLSLQKPMLLIPLSNGASRGEQVLNAQSFQNAGYAEVLLQENLNNDTFIDAIYMLYQNREKYIGNMKKNKDNQAIDKLIDLIKKVADRSFWLRKFL from the coding sequence TTGAAAAAAAGTATTGTTTTTACTGGAGGGGGATCTGCTGGCCATGTAATGGTCAATCTAGTGCTGATCCCGAAGTTTATTCAGGCAGGTTGGGATGTTCATTACATTGGCTCTGAGAACGGAATCGAGAAACAATTAATGACAAGTATCCCCTCCGTTCAATATTATAGTGTTTCAACTGGGAAGTTAAGGCGCTATTTTGATTGGAATAATGTGAAAGATCCCTTTAAAGTAATCAAAGGAATCTTCCAATCGTATCGGTTATTTAGGAAGGTAAAAGCTAATGTTGTATTTTCTGCAGGAGGATTTGTAGCTGTACCTGTCGTTTTAGGGGGATGGTTAAACAAAGTTCCAATCGTGATTCGTGAACCTGATCGAACACTAGGACTTGCCAACAAACTATCTCTTCCTTTTGCAACAAAAGTATGCACGACTTTTCCTGATACTGGACAAGACCTAAAGACCAATAAGACAATTCATATCGGAGGTATTATTAGAGATGAATTGAAAAAAGGCCATTACACTGGGGGGCAGTCCTATTGTGGATTTACAGAAGAGAAACCCGTGTTGCTAGTTATGGGTGGAAGTCAGGGCGCGCAACGTATTAATGAAACTGTCAGATCATGTTTAGATAAATTACTAACAGATTTTCAAATTGTACACATTTGTGGTAAAGAAAAAGTCGATCCATCAATTCAGGTAAGAGGCTATCAACAATTTGAATATATCAACGAAGAATTATCTGATATCATGGCTATGACCGATTTTGTGGTTTCAAGGGCAGGTTCAACAGCTATTTTTGAATTATTGTCTTTGCAAAAGCCAATGCTTCTTATTCCACTTTCCAATGGTGCCAGCAGGGGAGAGCAAGTCTTAAATGCTCAATCTTTTCAAAATGCTGGATATGCAGAAGTACTTCTACAAGAGAATTTGAACAATGATACATTTATCGATGCGATATACATGTTATATCAAAATCGTGAAAAATACATCGGAAATATGAAAAAGAATAAAGATAACCAGGCAATAGATAAGCTAATCGATTTAATTAAGAAAGTGGCTGATAGAAGTTTTTGGCTCAGGAAATTTTTATAA
- a CDS encoding NUDIX hydrolase, which produces MGYVGELRKAVGHRPVILVGAVVILIDKDNGVLLQQRKEPEGLWGIPGGLMELGESTENTAKRELYEETGLLVDNLTLVGVFSGKEYFVKLQNGDEFYAVTVVYTSKDYKGELLVSDTESLDLRFFKLDAIPEDMMDSHKDIFHSFLKKTETLLFEF; this is translated from the coding sequence ATGGGGTATGTTGGCGAATTAAGGAAAGCTGTAGGACATCGACCAGTTATTTTGGTTGGCGCGGTTGTGATTCTAATTGATAAAGATAATGGTGTTCTATTACAACAACGTAAAGAACCGGAGGGTTTATGGGGCATTCCTGGCGGTTTAATGGAGCTGGGAGAATCAACTGAAAATACAGCAAAAAGAGAATTGTATGAGGAAACCGGACTTCTTGTAGATAATCTCACCTTAGTTGGTGTATTTTCTGGAAAAGAATACTTTGTGAAATTGCAAAATGGAGACGAGTTTTATGCTGTAACAGTTGTTTATACTTCGAAAGATTATAAAGGAGAATTGTTAGTATCCGATACAGAATCTTTAGATTTACGTTTTTTTAAGTTGGATGCAATCCCAGAAGATATGATGGACTCACATAAAGACATTTTCCATAGTTTCTTAAAAAAAACGGAAACTTTATTATTTGAATTTTAA
- a CDS encoding DUF4304 domain-containing protein yields the protein MASNERKMMDNALKKVVIPVLRKLEFKGSLPHLRRKNENNIDLITFQFNRWGGSFIVELATCPTEGVTMYWGEQIPPNKVTAHHIYKRLRLGAESEDEDGIWFDFENAKTEEEFEKVAMSVLGLFNTSDRLWISKLFN from the coding sequence ATGGCTTCGAATGAAAGAAAAATGATGGATAATGCCTTGAAAAAAGTTGTGATACCAGTTTTAAGAAAGCTAGAATTTAAAGGCTCATTACCTCACTTAAGAAGAAAAAATGAAAATAATATAGATTTAATTACTTTCCAATTCAACAGATGGGGTGGTTCATTTATTGTTGAATTGGCGACTTGCCCAACAGAAGGTGTAACAATGTATTGGGGTGAACAAATCCCACCTAACAAAGTTACTGCCCATCATATATACAAACGTTTAAGGTTAGGAGCAGAATCGGAAGATGAAGATGGGATATGGTTTGATTTTGAGAATGCAAAAACAGAAGAAGAATTTGAGAAAGTCGCTATGAGTGTTTTAGGTTTATTTAATACATCAGACCGTTTATGGATTTCCAAGTTATTCAACTAA
- a CDS encoding zinc-binding dehydrogenase, with product MASGEVKVDVTEVLDLSEVAKAHESIENRTSKGKIVLRVK from the coding sequence GTGGCAAGTGGCGAAGTGAAGGTCGATGTAACAGAAGTACTGGATTTATCTGAAGTAGCAAAAGCTCATGAGAGTATCGAAAATCGGACATCCAAGGGAAAAATAGTGCTTCGGGTGAAATAA
- a CDS encoding polysaccharide biosynthesis protein codes for MNNSTFLITGGTGSWGLEIVKQIFDHNPKEIRIFSRNETRQVEMQQQFANDDRFKFIIGDIRDKEELMQACEGVDYVFHLAALKHVPVCEYQPFEAIKTNVLGTQNVIEAAIENDVKKVIYVSTDKVADPSNTYGITKALGEKLIIHANLKETNTKFICVRSGNVLGSSGSVIPIFKNQIKQFSQIGITDLGMTRFFLSIEDAVQLLFKATNNGKGGETYVMNMPSIKIADLAKVLIESSGKKNIEIKEIGVRPGEKLNETLFTECESSRTVYFDNDYFVVLPSTPMPGLQEHYTSSTPVNLKEYSSATKQISNSEVEQMLMKGGFLSWNEN; via the coding sequence TTGAATAATAGTACATTTTTAATTACAGGTGGTACAGGATCATGGGGTCTTGAAATTGTGAAACAGATTTTTGATCATAATCCGAAAGAAATTCGTATTTTTTCACGGAATGAAACAAGACAAGTTGAGATGCAACAACAATTTGCTAATGATGATAGATTCAAGTTCATTATCGGTGACATCCGTGATAAGGAAGAACTTATGCAAGCATGTGAGGGTGTCGATTATGTTTTTCATCTGGCTGCATTAAAACATGTGCCTGTTTGTGAATATCAACCTTTTGAAGCCATAAAGACAAATGTACTTGGTACGCAAAATGTGATCGAAGCAGCCATTGAAAACGATGTAAAAAAAGTCATATACGTTTCAACTGATAAAGTTGCGGATCCTTCAAATACTTACGGAATCACGAAGGCTCTTGGAGAAAAGCTAATTATTCATGCAAATTTAAAAGAAACAAACACTAAATTTATTTGTGTAAGAAGTGGTAATGTTCTCGGATCCAGTGGCAGCGTTATTCCTATTTTCAAAAATCAAATAAAACAATTTTCACAAATAGGTATTACTGATCTAGGTATGACACGTTTTTTCTTATCGATTGAAGATGCCGTTCAATTATTGTTTAAGGCAACAAATAACGGTAAAGGTGGAGAAACATATGTTATGAACATGCCTTCTATAAAGATAGCTGATCTAGCCAAAGTGTTAATTGAATCATCAGGTAAAAAAAATATTGAAATAAAGGAAATAGGTGTTCGTCCAGGGGAAAAATTGAATGAAACACTCTTTACCGAATGTGAAAGCAGCCGAACTGTATATTTTGATAATGATTATTTTGTAGTCCTGCCTTCTACTCCTATGCCAGGACTTCAAGAACATTATACTAGCAGTACGCCGGTAAACCTGAAGGAATATAGTTCTGCTACAAAGCAAATTTCAAATAGCGAAGTGGAACAAATGTTAATGAAAGGAGGTTTTCTGTCGTGGAACGAAAACTGA
- a CDS encoding DinB family protein, translating into MDTKEISKRFEQVATYYIEELSKYSLDEFTRKPSEDEWSLGQMYNHLINGTLYLHLKAIKQCANGTTSDGGKKTEIGESIFKEGTFPPIRLKGPDTPDFTPPNPTGKEEVKEGLLQIIEKMQEIEKSSLTFRTARKFSTEEWDYLNAEEYFQLIEMHFRHHLRQKERIDQFLLKVSK; encoded by the coding sequence TTGGATACAAAAGAGATATCTAAGCGATTCGAACAGGTGGCTACATACTATATTGAAGAGTTAAGTAAATATTCGCTAGATGAGTTTACGAGGAAGCCTTCTGAGGATGAATGGTCATTAGGACAAATGTACAATCATTTAATAAATGGCACCCTTTATCTTCATTTGAAAGCCATTAAGCAATGTGCTAATGGCACCACTTCCGATGGCGGTAAAAAAACAGAAATAGGCGAATCGATTTTCAAAGAAGGAACGTTTCCTCCAATCAGGTTAAAAGGTCCGGATACACCGGATTTCACACCGCCAAATCCTACAGGAAAAGAAGAAGTAAAGGAAGGACTGCTTCAAATCATTGAGAAAATGCAAGAAATAGAGAAAAGCTCTCTGACATTCCGGACCGCCAGAAAGTTCAGCACCGAAGAATGGGATTATTTAAATGCAGAGGAATATTTTCAGCTAATCGAAATGCATTTCCGGCACCACTTACGGCAAAAAGAACGTATCGATCAGTTTCTTTTAAAAGTAAGTAAGTAA
- a CDS encoding glycoside hydrolase: MVGDRMIYEFLYNVPPLYHLNKQEWTKNNETIVHYYFLFKGMVPLSSKSYSKTDDRI; the protein is encoded by the coding sequence ATGGTCGGTGACAGAATGATATATGAATTTTTATATAATGTGCCACCGTTATACCATCTGAATAAGCAAGAATGGACGAAAAATAATGAAACTATTGTTCACTATTATTTCCTATTTAAAGGAATGGTCCCCCTTTCATCAAAAAGCTATAGCAAAACAGATGACAGGATTTAA
- a CDS encoding glycoside hydrolase: MIKWGDPDIRESKNSPYYVGGYWSQEGTAPDRYSKQIPIKELYKHIYLDPAYSLPLFKLRIGDHNPSLRMVKFENQRYGR, encoded by the coding sequence GTGATTAAGTGGGGAGACCCGGACATTAGAGAAAGTAAAAATAGTCCGTATTATGTTGGAGGGTACTGGTCCCAAGAAGGAACAGCTCCTGACAGGTACAGTAAACAGATTCCGATCAAAGAGTTATATAAACATATCTATCTCGATCCAGCTTATTCTCTTCCTCTATTTAAATTACGAATCGGTGATCACAACCCATCATTGAGAATGGTGAAGTTTGAAAATCAAAGATATGGTCGGTGA